A portion of the Cryptomeria japonica chromosome 5, Sugi_1.0, whole genome shotgun sequence genome contains these proteins:
- the LOC131070919 gene encoding uncharacterized protein LOC131070919, producing the protein MFGLGILFDFRSSILSELISLHASAIHAIVCRAFVAPSGASSILSNKMNNDLFLALETGNVGTLENFRQQFFNVLGDVTFQGDTPLHIAARKGHVDLVTWIFQLKPSLAEAVNKDNNTPLHEAAKSGNRELVRILLRGQNYVYCFNKFGETALMIASRYRHVEIVRILLQARSYADAFEWDKCLGEAAYKGYNDVLVALLEQVPARPNLRVPVAPILHTAVRGGHLQIVQAMLEHASWENKLMIEEDELGRCAIHVAAVKGNWDIINEFISRMPDCVEIRSSNNKSVLHFAVEHNQLKVVKNLLKNNGNEKVVELVSRDHDISRNMSLHFAAKNAVDPQMVEYLVAFPGVDVNAVNDEGMTALDIASEAA; encoded by the exons ATGTTTGGACTTGGTATTTTATTTGACTTTCGTTCCTCTATTTTATCTGAGCTGATTTCCCTACATGCCAGTGCCATCCACGCAATTGTTTGTCGAGCTTTTGTTGCCCCGTCTGGTGCATCCTCGATTCTAAGCAACAAGATGAATAACGATCTCTTTCTTGCTTTGGAAACTGGCAATGTAGGTACCCTTGAAAATTTTCGTCAGCAGTTCTTTAATGTTCTAGGGGACGTTACTTTCCAAGGAGATACTCCTCTGCATATAGCTGCAAGGAAAGGTCATGTAGATCTTGTTACATGGATTTTTCAACTGAAACCCTCTTTGGCTGAAGCTGTAAACAAGGATAATAACACGCCACTGCACGAAGCCGCTAAAAGCGGTAATCGAGAACTCGTCCGAATTCTCCTTCGCGGACAGAATTATGTTTACTGTTTCAATAAGTTTGGAGAGACAGCTCTGATGATAGCTTCACGGTATCGCCACGTGGAAATAGTTAGGATCTTGTTGCAAGCAAGGTCATATGCAGATGCATTTGAATGGGATAAATGCCTTGGTGAGGCAGCTTACAAGGGATACAATG ATGTACTGGTGGCGTTACTTGAACAAGTTCCTGCAAGGCCAAATCTGAGAGTTCCTGTAGCCCCGATTTTGCATACAGCCGTGCGTGGAGGACATCTCCAGATCGTACAGGCAATGCTAGAGCATGCTTCTTGGGAAAACAAATTGATGATAGAGGAGGATGAGCTTGGAAGGTGTGCAATTCATGTAGCCGCTGTGAAAGGCAATTGGGATATAATCAATGAATTTATATCTAGAATGCCAGATTGTGTCGAAATCCGCAGTTCAAATAATAAATCTGTTTTACATTTTGCCGTGGAACATAATCAATTAAAGGTGGTGAAGAATCTACTAAAAAACAACGGGAATGAAAAAGTAGTGGAATTGGTGAGCCGCGACCACGACATTTCTCGCAATATGTCATTACATTTTGCAGCAAAAAATGCGGTGGATCCCCAG ATGGTGGAATATCTTGTTGCATTTCCAGGTGTAGACGTGAACGCCGTGAACGATGAAGGCATGACTGCACTTGACATAGCCTCTGAAGCAGCTTAG